GTTACCTACACCACATTCGTTGGCGAGCGCTTCTTTATTAAAGTCCTCCATTGCTGGCGTCCCATCTGAACCCGCTGGCAACGTGTCCATTGGAAATGGTTCTAATAAACCTTCTGAGCAAGCTCGTTCCAGATCGATCACTTCTACGTCGATAACATCCCAAAGCACATTGCCACTTTCAACCTGGGCTTTGAGCTCCGCTATACCGCCAGAGTAGTCTTCAAACAGAATCTTGTTCCCTGTTTTTTCAACAAAAGGGTCGATCATATGTTTTTGTTGTGTCGCACCATATGAGCCACCAAAAGAAACGGCGGTAAGTTGCTCTGCAAAAGCGCTAGAACTCAGTGCTCCTGCTAACAACAAAGCTGTTGTAGTTTTTCTAATCATTGTGATTCCTTCTTAGTCCATTAAGTTGGGTTGTTTACGGTTTAAGGGCTAACCCGTCGTTTACCGACCAAGTCAACCTTGCTGTTTCATTACGTTTGAAGCGCGGTGCCTGATGATCGTTCAAGACCTTTAACATAACTTCTGTTTTATCACTCAATCGGAAGAAGTAGCGGATGAAATCACCAACATAGAGTTGGGTGATAAAACTAGCTTCAATACTATTTGCGTTCTCAAGAGCGTGCTCGCCAATGAATAGATTTTCAGGACGAACAGCAAGAATGCACTCTTCTCCTATATCCGGTGCATTCATGGCCATCGATTTCACTATACTTCCGTCACCAAGCTTAAGTTCAGCTTGATCACCATGGATCTGTATGACGCTGGCGGGGAGATGATTATTCTCACCAATAAAGTCGGCAACAAATGCGTTAACCGGTTTTTCGTACAACTCATCCGGACTCGCGCATTGCTGAACAACACCGTCATCAAACACGGCGATACGATCCGACATGGTTAAGGCTTCCGTCTGATCGTGGGTTACATAGATAGCGGTAAATCCAATTTTTTCGTGAAGACGCTTGATCTCAAACTGCATTTGTTCACGCAGATTTTTATCTAGTGCTCCTAGCGGTTCATCCATAAGCACAATAGAAGGTTCAAAAATTAGAGAGCGAGCAAGGGCAACTCGTTGACGTTGTCCCCCTGATAATTGCCCTGGATAGCGTTTTCCAAATAGTTCAAGCTCAACCAAGGCGAGTGATTCAGCCACACGAGTTTCAATTTCATCTGCTGGGATTTTTCTAACTTTAAGGGGATAAGCAAGGTTTTCTTCAACGGTCATGTGAGGGAAAAGTGCATAGTGTTGAAACACCATGCCAATGTTTCTGTCGTATGGAGCAACATTGGTAATCGGCTGACCATCCACTAAAATCTCACCACTGGTGACATCTTCAAATCCCGCTAGCATCATCAAACACGTTGTTTTGCCAGAGCCTGAAGGGCCCAAAAGAGTGACAAACTCTCCTTTTCGGATATTCAGGTTAAATTCTTTAACAACAAGATTATGCAGGTCGTAGCTCTTTTTAACTTTGAGAAACTGTACGTATTTCTCGTCACTTTTATTGCTCATGCATCCCTCTTAGAACAGCTTATTTACGACGATTCCCGTGCAATGGCACAAGTTTTCGCACT
The DNA window shown above is from Vibrio algarum and carries:
- a CDS encoding ABC transporter ATP-binding protein, which gives rise to MSNKSDEKYVQFLKVKKSYDLHNLVVKEFNLNIRKGEFVTLLGPSGSGKTTCLMMLAGFEDVTSGEILVDGQPITNVAPYDRNIGMVFQHYALFPHMTVEENLAYPLKVRKIPADEIETRVAESLALVELELFGKRYPGQLSGGQRQRVALARSLIFEPSIVLMDEPLGALDKNLREQMQFEIKRLHEKIGFTAIYVTHDQTEALTMSDRIAVFDDGVVQQCASPDELYEKPVNAFVADFIGENNHLPASVIQIHGDQAELKLGDGSIVKSMAMNAPDIGEECILAVRPENLFIGEHALENANSIEASFITQLYVGDFIRYFFRLSDKTEVMLKVLNDHQAPRFKRNETARLTWSVNDGLALKP